The genomic segment GAGTTCGGAGAGCGAGATATTGCGCCACGCCAAAAAGGAGTGCCACGGCTGCTGTAGGGAAAGGACGGATCCCTCATAGGTGGGCGGGAACCAATGCCGGAACGCCAGGAAACAGAGGACGAAGAGGAGGCCGCCCAGAACCGGCGCGGCGCATTCCTTGGCCAGGTCCTTCCGCCCTTTCGTCCGGCGGAAGGCAAGGACGCGCCCGCCCGCCAGCCCCAGCACGAATAGCACCATCTCCTCGTTCCCCAGGCAGATGGCCAGGAAATAAAACAGGGCGGCCCATGCCCGGGAAGGTGCCGCCTCCCGCTCGCAGGCCAGGCCCGCGCCCCAGAAGGCAAAACAAACTTCCAAACTGGGCCAGGTGTCAAAGAGGTGCCCGTCCAGGTTCACGGTGACGCCGGACATGATCGCCACGAAGACCAGTCCGCCGATCCGGGCCGAATTCAGGTAAACCCCCACTCCCCAGCTGAAAAGGGCCAAGGAAAGGAACCCCACGGCGCCGAAGAGCGGCCACCACGCGTTGGCATCCGGGCTAAGGAGGAAGCTGGCGGCGCCAAAAACCGCGTTGTAAGCCAGCTGAAAGGCGGCGTGAAAGCGCCCCATCCCCTGCATTTGTTCCCACCCGTTCTCAAGGCAGAACCTCCAATCCCCCGACAGCCACCGCAGGCCGCTTATCTGGCACGTCACGGAGTCCCAGAAGAAAAGCCCCATGCCCCAAAAGCGCGCCAAGGCAAGGATCCCCAGGGCAACAAACAAAACCGCCAGGACGCCCCGTTGCCTAGAAAGCCCAAACATGGGGGGCTATCCAAGGGAAGCCCCCCGTTTTTGTAAACCTAATCCAGGGTCAGGCGGACGTCGACGTTGCCCCGCACCGCCTTGGAATACGGGCAGGTCGTATGGGCCTGGTGGAGCAGCCGCTCCGCCTGCGCCTCCGGGATTCCGGGCAGGCTGGCGCGCAGCTCGACGCCCAATTCGTAGCCGCCCTGGTGGTCCTCGTAGAGGGTCACGCGGGCGGTCAGGGTGGAGCCTTTGATCGGGAAGCCCGCCCTTTCCGCGGCGTTGTCCAACGCGGCGTGGAAGCAGGCTCCGTAGGCGGCGGCGTAGAGTTGCTCCGGGTTGGTTCCCTCATGCCCGTCCTCCGATGCGGACGGAGGCACCAGAGAGACGCGCAGGCCGCCGTTTTCCGACTCGGCGGTCCCCTCCCGGCCGCCTTGGTTCACGACTTCGGCGGTGTAGACGACTTTGCGTTCATTCGCGGTTAACGTGTTCATCCCTTTGGGGCCGCAGGATGCGTGCCGCGGCTCTCCCCTCTCTTATCCGCAGGGGAAACGATTTTTTCGCGTCCTGCAAATTGCGCGACGGCCGGGGACGGCTACGCTGGATGGATGGCCGATCTCTCCCTTTCCGTCCTGGACCAATCGATCGCCGTCGCCGGACGCGGGCAGGACGTGTCGATCCGGGAGACGATCGAGATGGCGCGCCGCTGCGAGGAACTGGGTTACCGGCGCTTCTGGGTTTCCGAGCATCATAACCTGGACAGCATCGCCGGGTCGGCCCCGGAGGTCCTCATCGCGGCGATCGCCGCCACCACGCGGCGGATCCGGGTGGGCAGCGCCGGAGTCCTTTTGCCCCACTATTCCTCCCTGAAAGTGGCGGAGCAGTTCCGCGTGCTGGAGGCGATCGCTCCCGGCCGGATCGACCTGGGCGTGGGCCGCGCGCCCGGCGGGGATATGAAGACGGCCCGCGCGCTCAATCCCGATTTTCCCGGCGCGGGAGACGCCTTCCCCGCGCAGATGGACGACCTATTGAACTGGGTCGCCGGATTGCCCCTGGCGAAGGACCATCCCTTCCACGGCGTGAAGGCGCTGCCGGAAGGCCCCTTTACCCCGGAGGTCTGGATGCTGGGCAGCACGACGGACGGGGCGCGGCTG from the Verrucomicrobium sp. genome contains:
- a CDS encoding Ohr family peroxiredoxin, giving the protein MNTLTANERKVVYTAEVVNQGGREGTAESENGGLRVSLVPPSASEDGHEGTNPEQLYAAAYGACFHAALDNAAERAGFPIKGSTLTARVTLYEDHQGGYELGVELRASLPGIPEAQAERLLHQAHTTCPYSKAVRGNVDVRLTLD
- a CDS encoding LLM class flavin-dependent oxidoreductase, encoding MADLSLSVLDQSIAVAGRGQDVSIRETIEMARRCEELGYRRFWVSEHHNLDSIAGSAPEVLIAAIAATTRRIRVGSAGVLLPHYSSLKVAEQFRVLEAIAPGRIDLGVGRAPGGDMKTARALNPDFPGAGDAFPAQMDDLLNWVAGLPLAKDHPFHGVKALPEGPFTPEVWMLGSTTDGARLAARFGLPFCLAHFISEGRGAEEAFEDYHRLYQPSARHPRPYASVCVWALAAETEEKARHLFRTRERWRLNRDRGVFGPLVSPEEAAAEPRTRQEEEYLERLREGALIGTPARVGRRLREMAAAWKLDEAAILTWTHDPAARARSYALFAEEFKLAGSSAASP